TTGAAGAAAATTGGTAGAGATCTTCATTCCGTGCCATGGAAGCTATGTAATAGCATGATATCTATATACTACAGAAACAACATGCTAGAGAATCTTATAAAGGTTTGGTTTGCAGCATGTCATACGCTCCTTGACATGGAGAATTGGTTGTGTAATGAACTTATTATGTTTACTAGGCAATCATCGTCACGATTTGCATACcatacttttttaattgttctGTAGAAAATGGTGGTTTTCTAGAAATACATCATCCAatgcaagaaaaacaatttgaatattttctgtagaaatttattttccagTGAAGGACACAGAAAAGCTCTATCCTTGTCGAGGTAGCTGCATAGGAACATGAATGAAAATGGTAGAAAGGTGTTCATACTAACCATTATTACTTTCTGACTCCTTGGATGTGTAACTAACTCAAGGAAATGGTACAAAACTTGAAGATTCTATAATGTTTTGAAGTCAGTGAAGTGAGATTTCTTTCCCAATTTTTCTATAGGATATGATGCTGGCAGTGCAACTGTATCTATACACCCATAGATTGtctattttttcttgcaatagTTGCATGTGAATCTCTCCAATTTTAGTGGTGTACTCTATGTTTTGATATTTCTTCCATTCTATCCCAAGAATAAAGCAAAACTCTGTTGATTTGCTGCTTAAATTGAACAGAGTTTGGTAGTCATTGGAGGATGTGGAAGATTTTATCCTTTGTTAAAAAAGTACGAGGAAGGAGAAAAAGTGCtataaaattcatttcttgttgAATCTATTGTTTATCTGTAAGAAAGGAATGTTAGTTTTACCTTTCAGCCTTTCAGTATGCATTCTTTAGATTTGTCATTTGTTGTCTTTGTTAGTTGGTTATAGGTTGATGTTGGATTAGCTTTTTTCCTatcttgaattatttaaaattgcTCCTTGTATATTGGTTGGACTAACACAGCTTTGTCATTGTAATTGGATGCAAAGCTTTTCAAGGGGTGTGAAGCTTTTGATCGTAAACCTCCAGAAAAATCAATTGTGCAAAAAGTAGCAGATGCATATGAGATGCTAGGCTTACTTGAAGAAAAGGGAAGGTTACTAGAGAAGTACAATCATCTCTTCATTGATACAGGGAAAGGATGGAACAAGAATTTTAGGGTTGtctcttccaaaaaaaataacaaatcaggTAAGGCATTTTTAAGTCACTTTCTGTTTTGACGTCACTTTCTGATAGCAACAAATTTTTGCGCTGTAAATTTGCTCAATAACTAGttaaaaggcaaaaacaaaCTAAGCAAATTTTTGAAATGAATGTTCTGAAAACAAGATTTCTTTAGCCTATGATTGTATTTTTGCAATTAGAGCGTGTATGATCACTGTGTCTTTGCCATTTGGTGCTGTAGCAAATATCATCATCTAGCTTCTATACACAAACATGAACACatatttcaatttagtcttcaAACCTCCAAACTACTTCCAATGATGGAAAATTGGATACAGTGATGGTTTATAGTATATACACAATCTTTGCTATTGGCCATCCCTCAAATTTTTCATGATTGCTAGCTTTGAAATTTGACTGCATTGAAGAAGATTATACATTAGTGGATGGGGACCAAGCTAGACTTTAAGTTTgacatttcataaaaatatggttttaccCGCCTTAGTCCTTTGGATGGTTTGATTTATCAAACCCAGCTCAACCTTGACCTGCCCAAGGGCCTGGAAGTTTCACCTCTTCAACAACTGGTGGGTCACTGGGTATGATGGTCGTTTagttcaaatatattatttatttatattcaaaagaatttattgGATTAtgcacaattaaaatataaataggtCCATTAAGTGAAGACCTGCCATAATAATATGTATAGAAGCATTTGGTTTCATCCAATTACAGCCTTCAAATCTTAGTAAGAGATGTGTTATTTAGGTATCTGCAGTTTGCTTTTCTAGACAAAACTATTATATCTTGATTCATTACTATCACTTACAATATCTTGGAATTCCCTTTCTCTAATTGAGCATGAGAAgcgttttattattgtttggtCGCATTCAAGCTCTTTTTCCAAGCTAGATGATTTTGATGAtataacattaaaagaaacatgTGCCCCACATGAAGTTTCAAGGGCTATTAAAGAACACGATATTCAGAAGTCCCCAAACACGTGTTGGTATATGTCCTTGTGTTTCTAGAACTGAGCCTGATCATATGATCTTTTCATATTTGTGATAAGCAATGTATGTCCAGGTGTGTATTTATGACAACTCTAGAACTGAACCTGAAGTCTGTGTTGAGCCCTAGGACCTATCAATCTGTTGATTTTCATGCGCAAATTCATCTGCTTTAATGAGTGATCCTTTTACGTAGATGAGAGAAAAATTTAAATGCCTTTGCCTCTTGATTTTGACACTATTCAGGGAAGGCAAAAAATTGAATATGCTTCAGATATGCTTGCTGATGCTGTGGATGGAAAACAGTAACTCCAAGATTGTCAGAACATCGCCGATAAATTTCCTCTTGCTTGAATTTTTGGAATTGCTCCATTTTCTTTGGAGAAACCTTTGCTGAGTTGATTTGGCCACAGTAAGTCTGTTGAATGCTTTGCTGCACCGCTGGGAATTAGAGATTATGGTTTAAAGGAGGATAAGGATAAAgactattttattttgttcactcACCTAGGAGAATTATACGAATATTTtccagtttttatttatttattctctctTTTGTCCGAGGCAGAGCTAGATGGcgtaaattaataatcatatcataAAGAACTGAATCTTCTTtagtatgtatatttttttcaattaaaaagcgTATGATGTTAAGAATTTACATTTTAGATATGTTGTTATCGTCTGTACCATGCGGCATTTGTTATTTTCCATAGAATATCTATAGATGGATGGAGGCATACGCTACAAGTCAAGCAGGCAGCAGTCCGAACTGTGCTGCAAGTAAACCAGTTTTGAACTAAACAATTTAGTTGATTTCCAGTTGATGCATTATTTGTATTCTCAAATTTAACAGGCCATTTTATTAATCCGTTGTGTAGAAATAGTAAACTAGTTTCCAATCGCAACCCTCATGTAATTTCAAAGTCACTAGATCACGTCTGATACTGGTAGGAAAAACTCACTCGATCCAACAATTTAGACATCCAAGGCACTACAAAACACGTCCGACAGGAAAATGGCACGAGTAGGATTTCCACAACATGACTGCTATTTGATGACCAGCAACAGAAAATTATGTTGGAGTCATAACCTTGAAAGGAAAGATAATTACAAAATACGAGAATGCTTTTACTGACAGACCAGAAAACTGGGTTTTAGATTAATCTTGACAATCTAATAGAGCTTGGATTGCTAAATCCATTGTTGGTCGCTTGTTCCTATCTTCCTCCACACAAGATATACCAAGTTGAACGATAGTTGTTGCTTGGTTCCTGCTAAACTGGCCATTCAATCTTGGATCCACTATTTCCTCTATCCAGGAGTCCTCTCCGCACTGAATTTTGCTTCTCACCATTCTGACAAACCCTGTTAGATCTGATTCATGCTCTTCGCCGCCTTCTATACCCCAATTTGAGAGAGGGATTCCTTTCACTAACTCTAGAATTACCACTCCGTAACTATAAACATCAACTTTTGCAGTGATGGGAAGATTTGTAGCCCACTCTGGAGCCATGTAACCCTTTGTTCCTCGAATTCGTGAGAAGACAGAGCTATTGCTACCCCTCTGGGACAGCTTGGCTAACCCGAAATCTGCAATCTTAGGTTCAAATTCACTGTCCAGAAGTATATTTCCTGGCTTCACATCACAATGTATAATCCATTCTAGACACTCTTGGTGAAGATAAGCCAAACCCTTAGCTGTCCCCAAGGCAACTTCAAACCTGTCTTTCCATTCAAGAAACTTTGGGGAGAATAGATGCTTGTCCAGTGACTGATTTTCCATGAGCTCATAGACTAGGAGTCTGTGTTTGCCCTCTGAACAGAATCCCcacattctcacaaggttcatgTGATTGATTTTTCCAATTGTGCTAACTTCTGCCCAAAATACATCCTCCCCTTGGTACATGTTTTCCAGTCTCTTCACAGCTACAACCCTTTCATCTGTCAAAATGCCCTTGTATACAGTTCCAGAGCCTCCCCTTCCCAGCTCTTCCTTGAAATTATTCGTCGACTTCTTGAGCTCAGCATAAGTAAACCTCCTAAATCGATTTGATAACACTTGATATCCATCTTCCACCAAAGCTGGCACACCATGCTTTCTGAAAAGAAACCACCAACCTGAGACTACAAAGAGAAGTTCAATAAAACCAATGGCAGAAGCAAATGAATAGAGATAAACCCATCTCATTCTCTTAGTGTTGATGTTATACATAGAAGGAGAACCGATCATTGTTTCCAATTCATCAGACTGGCAAATGGGGTCAGTGCCATTAAGAATAGCGTGTTGAGATGTCTCAACAGTCACTGGCAGTTTGAGATATATTTTGCCTTCAAAACTTGGAGACTGGTAACCGTTGAAAAGCTCACTTTTCGTGTAACAACGTCGCTCCCCTGTTAGCTTATAGTTAAAAGCTTTACACCGATAATCCCCCACGCAGAGCTTCATGCAGGAGTCTAACGAAATGGATTCGATGAAATTAAGATCAAATCCAAAGTAATCTACATGCGGCAActccacaaatttcacttgctGTGACTGGAAAAGAGTTTCGTTAAACAAAGGCTTGCAGCCTTTATTCCAATTACCAGGCTCAGTGATCTCATAGCCAGGAGGGCATGAACACTTGGGCTCTGGTGTATTTACACAAATCGCATTTCTCCCACAAACTCCATGAACAGTACAAAGCTGAGTAAGAGCTTCCCATGATATCACCCACAGCCCAGTGTCATTGTTCAGGCTATAAAGCCTGAGATTCCCATCATGATCCATTGTTAGCCTCCTTCTGATCCTTAACAAACCCATGTCAGAAGCAATGAACTGGAACCAATCACTAGATACAAAATGGCCCATTTCATCATAAACAGCAATTCTGCTACCATTATAGTTTGTTCTACCATTTTCGAACATTTTCAAATAAGGTATAGGCCAGTATATGCTTGAAATATCAGGACCATCATATTTCAACCTCAGCACATTATcattatcaaaaaagaaattaaaatatccaGAAGCATAAGACCCTCCATGTAATCTAGCAATCAGCTTTGTACTCTTTGTAAATAATTGGTTTGGAAGAAGTGTATCAGTTGGAGAATCAAAGCTTTGCCATAGAATTTCACCACCAGGGCCTTTAATAACAAGGTTACCAGTATCCAGAAGCTCTGCCATTCTAGCATCAGTGGAGGTGGTGTTAGTCTCCCATATGATGGAGCCATCAACATCGTACAAGACCATGGCACCATCTCCTCGTAGAGAAACTCTTGAGCCTTGGCCATTAGCAGGTCTGTCTCTGTTGGCCATCCAAACCACAGTCCTGTCCTTGGAATTGGTGAACCAAATAGAGAACCAATAAGCATTTTGTCCCATCCCATAGAACCCACAGGAGAATGTTTTATCCGGTGATACAAGGATGTCTGAATCATCTTCTACTGATAGAGATGAACCTCTTTGAAAAAAGTTGTGTGCATATGAAGTTGAcagaaacaagaagaaaacagTGAGGAAAGAAGGGAATTTTGGAGATGATGAAGTTTGGAAACTCCTCATGATACCAGGGTTGGTTTACAAGTTCCATATTTGGTAAGAATACATGTTATTTATGGAGAAAAATTATGGATTaccatttttattgttttgttatcaattattttcaagaaCGCAAAATCAATGCATTGGACGATTCGTGTTTTTTTGGTGAGGACTTTGACAAGATCAAATGTCCATCATGCATGCAGTTACTAAATATTCTCATGCAAGTGTGGgagtttttaattaagaattctTGAAGACAAGcaattgtttatatatttttcaggaTATGACTATTTCAACATGGTATCcagtttgattttctttgtctATTAATATTGATGGCTATAGACTGTGgaatataaattttgttttgcaagtcttttttaaagtataaaaacCTAGTTTGCCGCGTACGTATAAATTGACCTAAGATATCatgcatgtaaaaaaaaaagatataactATGCCCACGTTGGAGTTTTCGTGTCCCGCAGTGGTGTTGGGATATTATTAAAAGAGGATATCTGTTCCATCTTCCAAGGCGCCAACTAATCTTGATGACCGGCCTCTTGTTTAACGTTCTCTGCTACCTTGAAATTGAATTTGGGGGAATTTCCTCGACATATCTTGTGTTGATAAGGCACAACATCAATGACCTACCAGCAGCCAGGTAACAAAGAGCCAAGTTTGCGAGTCTTTCACTATTCTGTTAAGAAATTAGatcaaaattaatgaaagaaGTTTGATTGGTATTGAGCTGCAGCTTTACTCAATATTTTTCTAGAGCACAAATTCTTAGATTGTTCATCTTGTTTTCTGCTGTTATTTTTCCAACAGGGTGAAAGTTGTGTTGGATTTTTCATGGAAGCTCGAAACATGATTTGTCAAGAACAAAACTATATTTGCTACAAACAAATGCTGGAATTTCATCCTCATCTCTTAACCCAGTGAGTGTTAATGGATGCCTACGGGTGAAATGGAAAGAAACTGCTCTCGACTCTGAGCttttatatatggtttatatagaGCACAGTCTGTATCCATGCTAAAATTGCACCATTTATAGCAAAAGTAGAAACTCTGTAGGATGTTGTTAATTGCTGCAAACAAGGTGATACCATGAAAGTTTTAGCTTCAGATAAGgtttaatattagtttaatgACAAAGTTATGGCTATTTATTTAATGACAAAGTTgtaagattaatattttttagggttttttagttatta
The Populus nigra chromosome 3, ddPopNigr1.1, whole genome shotgun sequence genome window above contains:
- the LOC133688029 gene encoding putative receptor protein kinase ZmPK1, yielding MRSFQTSSSPKFPSFLTVFFLFLSTSYAHNFFQRGSSLSVEDDSDILVSPDKTFSCGFYGMGQNAYWFSIWFTNSKDRTVVWMANRDRPANGQGSRVSLRGDGAMVLYDVDGSIIWETNTTSTDARMAELLDTGNLVIKGPGGEILWQSFDSPTDTLLPNQLFTKSTKLIARLHGGSYASGYFNFFFDNDNVLRLKYDGPDISSIYWPIPYLKMFENGRTNYNGSRIAVYDEMGHFVSSDWFQFIASDMGLLRIRRRLTMDHDGNLRLYSLNNDTGLWVISWEALTQLCTVHGVCGRNAICVNTPEPKCSCPPGYEITEPGNWNKGCKPLFNETLFQSQQVKFVELPHVDYFGFDLNFIESISLDSCMKLCVGDYRCKAFNYKLTGERRCYTKSELFNGYQSPSFEGKIYLKLPVTVETSQHAILNGTDPICQSDELETMIGSPSMYNINTKRMRWVYLYSFASAIGFIELLFVVSGWWFLFRKHGVPALVEDGYQVLSNRFRRFTYAELKKSTNNFKEELGRGGSGTVYKGILTDERVVAVKRLENMYQGEDVFWAEVSTIGKINHMNLVRMWGFCSEGKHRLLVYELMENQSLDKHLFSPKFLEWKDRFEVALGTAKGLAYLHQECLEWIIHCDVKPGNILLDSEFEPKIADFGLAKLSQRGSNSSVFSRIRGTKGYMAPEWATNLPITAKVDVYSYGVVILELVKGIPLSNWGIEGGEEHESDLTGFVRMVRSKIQCGEDSWIEEIVDPRLNGQFSRNQATTIVQLGISCVEEDRNKRPTMDLAIQALLDCQD